ATTCTTAAACCGTTTTAACATTGCCATGGTTTTTAACATGTTTGGTTTAACCGGTGGTTCAGACTGACGAGTGTTCATTCTTTCAGTGCCAGAGTCATTTCGGTGTAAGAAAGGGTAGGACGCAAAGACATGGATAACTCCAATGGGACCACCATTCTTACAACAGCCAGCCGCACAGCGAAGATTGCAAGTGACTCCAAGGACAACGAGTACCTGTACATTTTAATCGTCATGTCTTTCTACGGAGTCTTCCTCCTGGGGATACTGTTGGGCTACATCAAATCGAAGAGGCAAGAGCGGAAAGATGACACACTGTTCTTGTATGATGACAGGGGGGAGTGGGCTGGGCTGAAAGCGGTGCACATGCCCCTGGTGTTCAGCGCCTTGCCAGAGAGCGTGGTGCCCGCGTTGACTTGCGCCATGTGCACCATGGAGAGTAGGGCCGGCTCAGAGACGGCACAGGAGGACGTCCAAGTGGCTGGCCCAGAGGGGGTCAATAGGACTGACAGCCTGCTGAGTGATTTCTCCATCAGCGATGAGTGCAACCCTCAGGCCCCAACTGAAACCCCCCGTTCAAACGTTTTGAATGGAATGGCCTGATCAGAATGCCGTGCTGTGGCTAAAGTTACCGTTTGATGGGCGTACGCTGGCCAAATCCTATAGGATTGGGACTGGAATGATAGTGGCCAAATACAGACTGCTAGCCCAAAGTTTCCAGCCAGATCCAActgtacacacgcacatacaaaaGGTTCCTTCTTTGAAAACAGAAATGCAtacatctccttcccaaaacaaAAGTTTAAGACGCTTTTGTAATTGTACATTTGTTTACACTTATTAGGCAAGTTCAAACACAGATGGCAGCAATAATATATGATGTATAATATGCATATTATTACATCCCATCATATTTCACAGATTGTTAATATCGTAGGCTATGTGATCATGGACACTTTAAGAAAAAAAGTTATCTGTGGACAATATATCTACCTGCTGAATATGTTTTTAACAAGTAGGATAGGTAGAGGAGTCTGAACAACTCAGGCTTCAGTCTGGGGTGAAATTTAAAAGCGGCGACTCGGGAGAAGAGCTGCTTTAAAGTCGTACAGGCATTCTGCCTCGGAAGCACTTGAAACTGATAAAATTGACGTTGGAGCCTTTCACAATTTCCACGATGTCTTctattgtttttaaattaatttgtaaaAGATGTAAATAGGTTAAACTGTAATGTATGTGTAAATATTTATTACTGAGTTGGATTAAAACAATCTGGAGTTGAAATCATCAGTGGTCTGCGTCTGTTTCAAATGTGAAAATCAGATGTCATGAATCCCCGAGTGAAATCACCGCCTCAGTTGCTGGCGAGACTTGGGTGCTCCAGAGTTCACTGACTCTACTGAGTACACGAATCTCAAGGCATGTT
The sequence above is drawn from the Stegostoma tigrinum isolate sSteTig4 chromosome 14, sSteTig4.hap1, whole genome shotgun sequence genome and encodes:
- the kcne4 gene encoding potassium voltage-gated channel subfamily E member 4 — translated: MDNSNGTTILTTASRTAKIASDSKDNEYLYILIVMSFYGVFLLGILLGYIKSKRQERKDDTLFLYDDRGEWAGLKAVHMPLVFSALPESVVPALTCAMCTMESRAGSETAQEDVQVAGPEGVNRTDSLLSDFSISDECNPQAPTETPRSNVLNGMA